A stretch of the Uranotaenia lowii strain MFRU-FL chromosome 3, ASM2978415v1, whole genome shotgun sequence genome encodes the following:
- the LOC129756422 gene encoding vacuolar protein sorting-associated protein 29: MLVLVLGDLHIPQRCSSLPAKFKKLLVPGRIHHILCTGNLCSKESFDYLKTLANDVHIVRGDFDENMNYPEQKVVTVGQFRVGLTHGHQVVPWGDPEALALIQRQLDVDILISGHTHKFEAYEHENKFYINPGSATGSYSALDSAIIPSFVLMDIQSTTVVTYVYQLVGDDVKVERIEYKKN; this comes from the coding sequence ATGTTGGTGCTAGTTCTAGGCGATCTACACATTCCGCAACGATGCAGCAGCCTTCCGGCCAAGTTCAAAAAGCTCCTTGTCCCAGGACGCATCCACCACATCTTGTGCACCGGAAATCTGTGCAGCAAAGAATCGTTCGACTATCTGAAAACTTTAGCTAATGATGTTCACATCGTACGTGGAGACTTCGATGAGAACATGAACTACCCGGAACAGAAAGTGGTCACTGTTGGTCAATTTCGAGTGGGTTTAACCCATGGTCATCAAGTGGTGCCGTGGGGAGATCCGGAAGCGTTGGCCCTAATCCAGCGACAGCTTGATGTGGATATTCTGATCTCGGGCCACACACACAAATTCGAAGCGTACGAGCACGAGAACAAATTCTACATTAACCCCGGATCGGCCACCGGATCTTACTCGGCTCTGGATTCGGCAATCATTCCGTCGTTTGTGCTCATGGACATTCAGAGCACAACCGTTGTCACATATGTTTATCAGCTGGTAGGTGACGATGTAAAAGTTGAACGAATCgaatataagaaaaattga